A window of Cytobacillus sp. FSL H8-0458 genomic DNA:
GTTCTTCTGACATTCTTTCCATTTAACCACCTAATTTCCCCGATTCATATACAGCTGAATCGAGATATCATCCATTTGCCTTCCTTCTGCTTGCTTCATACTTTCCAAAAAGCCTGCTAAATCTTTTTCCTGCATTTTTTCATATTTCTTTACTTCAATATTTTTTTCCATTAGTTTTACCTGCTGGAAATTCATTTGGTTTCTTGCATTTGCCACCATCTGTTGATAGTGGTCAATTGTTTTCTCAAGGCTGCTCACAAAATACTGGTGATGCCTGATTTCCTGAACCGGAAGTCCCTCAGCCAGTCTTGATTGCTGATAGACTTCCAGATCCTCTTTCTTTTTCAGCAGATCGTACAGTTTCTTTGCAGTTTCTTCGAATCGTTTTACAGCCTGATTGTATACATCAAACGCCTGATCTTTTTCTCTTTCTTTTATCTTAAGGATTTTATTGAACTTAAATTGGTACTGCATTTATTTTTCCCCTTTTCCAGCTAATCCCTTTAATTGGCCAATGCTTTCCAAGATAGAAATTTTTTCATTCGTTTCTTGTTTTAAAAAAGAGATTATTGAAGGATACAAT
This region includes:
- the fliJ gene encoding flagellar export protein FliJ, with translation MQYQFKFNKILKIKEREKDQAFDVYNQAVKRFEETAKKLYDLLKKKEDLEVYQQSRLAEGLPVQEIRHHQYFVSSLEKTIDHYQQMVANARNQMNFQQVKLMEKNIEVKKYEKMQEKDLAGFLESMKQAEGRQMDDISIQLYMNRGN